One window of the Archaeoglobus sulfaticallidus PM70-1 genome contains the following:
- the rmuC gene encoding DNA recombination protein RmuC produces the protein MEELVVIAVLFIIVILLYTIYRNLKLERSMNNRFEELINSIPQIVESNLTKTLTQSSSILENVFSSAMIRNAEVIKGAFATSLKELGIQEDIARIREASSDLKSVTTDLKNIFDVKLRRAKFGEFQLEMILKELFPSHRLRFQYSIPDAGTPDACIMVEKGKWLCIDSKFPLENFRRYLEAENAEKDRYWKEFIKDVSRHIVSIREKYVGKDATESFAFMFVPSDAIYYHLATDAQGVLVEASKNGVILTSPSTMPAYLSLISAKIRAEEISERAEKIQEKIDGLSLKLRDLERNLDTTTKHINNAYRSMQKLNNSYQDLRNYFERISDIDGPE, from the coding sequence ATGGAAGAACTGGTTGTGATAGCAGTCCTGTTTATTATCGTAATTCTACTTTACACAATCTACAGAAACCTTAAACTCGAGAGATCGATGAACAACCGATTTGAAGAACTCATCAACAGCATCCCGCAAATAGTGGAGAGCAATCTCACAAAGACTCTGACACAGTCGTCGAGCATTCTCGAAAACGTGTTCTCATCAGCCATGATCAGAAATGCAGAGGTAATAAAGGGTGCATTTGCGACCTCGCTGAAAGAACTCGGAATTCAGGAGGACATAGCGAGAATCAGAGAAGCTTCATCAGACCTCAAATCAGTAACGACCGACCTAAAAAATATATTCGATGTTAAGCTGAGAAGGGCTAAATTCGGAGAGTTTCAGCTTGAAATGATTCTGAAAGAGCTGTTTCCATCTCATCGGTTGAGATTTCAGTATAGCATCCCTGATGCGGGAACTCCTGATGCCTGCATAATGGTGGAAAAGGGGAAGTGGCTCTGCATAGACTCAAAGTTTCCTCTCGAAAATTTCAGGAGATATCTTGAAGCTGAGAATGCTGAGAAGGATAGATACTGGAAGGAGTTTATAAAAGATGTGAGCAGGCATATAGTCAGCATTAGGGAAAAGTATGTAGGGAAAGATGCAACCGAGAGCTTCGCATTCATGTTTGTTCCGTCTGATGCGATCTACTACCATCTCGCAACCGATGCACAGGGTGTTCTAGTTGAAGCCTCCAAAAATGGAGTTATTCTCACCTCTCCATCAACGATGCCTGCCTATTTGAGCCTCATATCTGCAAAAATAAGGGCGGAGGAGATAAGCGAGAGGGCAGAAAAAATTCAGGAAAAGATAGATGGATTGAGCCTGAAACTCAGAGACCTTGAGAGAAATCTTGATACCACAACGAAGCACATAAACAACGCTTACAGATCGATGCAAAAGCTCAACAACTCCTATCAGGATCTCAGGAATTATTTCGAGAGGATATCCGACATCGATGGGCCAGAGTAA